GGCGGCCCGCGGCAGCGCAAACACGGCCCGCGCCGGCTCCCCGCCGGACCACGCGGCATCGTGGGTCACGGCGGCTCGCACGATCTGGCCGCCGGGCGAGAGTGTGTCCGCGCGCACGGCGGCGGATGACGGTGGCGGCAGTCCGTCGCTGCGCTCGCACGGCTCTGGGGAAGCCACCTCGAGCGCGGCGCGTTGCACCGCACGACGTGGCTGCTCGTTCGCGAGACGCGGCGGCGCCTCGCGATGCTGGACGGGGTCCGTCGCCCACAGCACGAGACCGGCGAGCGTGCAGACAAGCGCGCTCACGACGATCCACCGCTTCCAGGAGGGTGGCTGGCACATGTGCCAATGATAGCGGATCTGCAGCGCGGTTGCTGTCTTTCACGTTTGACGACCGCTTTGATCTCCACCCGCGCATTCGCCCGGGCAGAGTCAATGTGAAATGCGAGGCTGGCGATGGTCCTTGGGGCGGTGCTCAGCTTCTGGTCCGCGTCGCCCCGGCGCCTCGCTCCGCCTCCGCCACGCTCGCAGCCGTCTGGCCGAACAGCACCCGCCGCGCCTCGTCGTCGAGCGGGGCGCTGCGGCGGAGCTCGTCGCCGAGCGCGCGGCCCTTCTGGACGGCGGGTCGGCTCGCGACGGCGTCCCACCAGCGCGCCACATGCGGGAAGTCGGCGAGGACCTTCCTCCCTTGATACTCGGGGAAGACCCAGGGCCAGGTCGCGATATCGGCGATCGAGTACTCGCCGGCGAGGTAGGGTCGGTCGGCGAGGCGCCGCTCGAGGACGCCGAGCAGGCGGTTCATCTCGCTCGCGAAGCGGTCGATCGCATACGGGATCTTCTCCGCGGCATAATTTGTGAAGTGATTGAGCTGCCCCGCCACGGGGCCGAGGTTCGCGACCTGCCAGGCGACCCACTGGAGCACGTCGTACTTGCCGCGGACGTCGCGCGGCAAGAACCTGCCCGCCTTCTCCGCGAGATACTGGAGGATCGCCGCGCTCTCGAAGATCGCAAGCGGCTCGCCCCCGCCCGGCGGGTCGTGGTCCACGATGGCCGGCATGCGGTTGTTGGGTGACAGCCGGAGAAACGCGGGCGAGAACTGCTCGCCCCGGCCGATGTTCACCAGCTTCACGGTGTACGGGAGGCTGCACTCCTCGAGCATGATGGAGATCTTCCACCCGTTCGGCGTCGGCCAGTAGTAGAGGTCGATCATGACCCGCACGTATCCCGCGTGCACATCCGTCGCAAGCCACCCCGCGGCGCTCAGGCGCCGAGCGGCGTGACCGCGTACCACACCCTCTGACGCGCACGCGTTACGACCGCGGCGTACTACACGTCGCGCGCGCTCGCCGCAGGCGTTCGCGACGGGCTGCCGCGACGGCTGCGGCCGCCGGTCAGGCCGACTTCACGGAGCCGTGGTTGTCGCAGTGGTTGCCGTGGGGGTGGTGAAGGTGCCCGCCCACCCAGTAGTCGGTGTGGCCCGCATGGGGCACGGCCTCGTGACCGCAGCCCGAGCCGTGCGCGTGCTGTGCCTGGTGCTCGCCGCAGGCATGCTGAGGCGTGCACGCGGCCGGATGCGCGGCGTCCTCCTTGAGCAGGCACTCGATGACGTGCTCGTGCTCCACGTGGTGCAGGTGGCCGTCGTGCAGGTAGTCGACGTGCCCCTCGTGAGCGATCGCCCTGTGCTCACAGCCCCGCGCGT
The sequence above is a segment of the Deltaproteobacteria bacterium genome. Coding sequences within it:
- a CDS encoding thiol:disulfide oxidoreductase; this translates as MIDLYYWPTPNGWKISIMLEECSLPYTVKLVNIGRGEQFSPAFLRLSPNNRMPAIVDHDPPGGGEPLAIFESAAILQYLAEKAGRFLPRDVRGKYDVLQWVAWQVANLGPVAGQLNHFTNYAAEKIPYAIDRFASEMNRLLGVLERRLADRPYLAGEYSIADIATWPWVFPEYQGRKVLADFPHVARWWDAVASRPAVQKGRALGDELRRSAPLDDEARRVLFGQTAASVAEAERGAGATRTRS